A window from Ignavibacteriota bacterium encodes these proteins:
- a CDS encoding redoxin domain-containing protein → MQRIYAKNKYPFHVLLNDQNEVIESYGVEGIPTKFIIDKNGNVKLKSVGLEGTEKKF, encoded by the coding sequence ATGCAAAGAATTTATGCAAAAAATAAATATCCATTTCACGTTTTGCTTAATGACCAAAATGAAGTAATTGAAAGTTATGGAGTTGAAGGAATTCCAACAAAATTTATTATTGATAAAAATGGAAACGTTAAATTGAAAAGTGTTGGATTGGAAGGAACTGAAAAGAAATTTTAA